The Rhodamnia argentea isolate NSW1041297 chromosome 10, ASM2092103v1, whole genome shotgun sequence sequence TCTCTTGCATTTCCCTGATGTGAAATGTCCACAGGAAAATGAACGAACTGAGAAATACTTTCTTAAAAACGATTGTTTATGTTGTTTACAAAAACGAACGAGGAGAAATATTCTCATCACTCCCGAAAGCATTTGCCGAaaataagtgatcattttaacgTTAAATGTTTTTCAAACGGTTTATTTTTCGCGAGACAGACGGAGCCTAAGTTAACGGAACGGCAACGGGAGCTGAAACCGCCGAATCTTCAACGGAACGACTTGACTACGTTGAGTGGATTATAAAAgtctaaggactaaattgaataaaaaaaatcgggttCAGGGATCATAttcaaacattaaaaaaaataaaaaataaagaactacACACGTAATTGCcccctaaaaaaacaaaaaaaaaacctccaccTAAGTAAGCGCTACAAATTATCCAAAAGAAACTCCTCCTAAACCTCCACCGgacattttctttctcctctctccctccctccctatAAATAAGCCAGCAATCCGTAATTCAAAAATCATCAACCTCATCCACAATAACCTCCTCCcccctctgctctctctctctctctcacgctctTCCCTTTGAGCCTCTTCTTTCGCCATGGACGTTTCATGGTTTCTTCCGAAACTCTCTGCGCTGGTCTGTTATCTCCTTCTCGTGATCGCCGCTCTCAATTCCGGCGGCGAAAATGGGGCCGTCGAGGCGCGCCACAGGATCTATCCGGAGTATCAGACCCTCCATGCCGTCACGGTGAAGCAGGCCCACCGGACCGGCTACCACTTCCAACCTCCTAAGCACTGGATCAACGGTATGCGACTTCTTACACACGTATCGTATAATGTGGGTCTGGCATGCATGGAACTACGTTGTATTCAACGAAGCCATCCCTTGTAGAGATCTGATCTGGCGACGTTCACAGAAGAATAGAAAGGCTCCCCCTTATCTTCGAGCTTGTAAAAATAGAAAGGTGACTGAGGTGTTTCTCTATATTCCCATCTGCCTTTTTGCCATacttagccaaaaaaaataaataattcgattTCAGAATGGAGAGGCATCGTGGCCAGAAAGATGACAAGAACTTGCTGGTCAAATGCTTATGATAGTGAGCTGATGAGACCTGGGCCAACTCTTGCCCACGCTCTTGATCTGCACTTTCTAATCAGGAATTATGGTTAGAGACATGACCAAATAGATTGTAATAGATCAAAATTGAGCCGTGGATTAAAGGCCGTTGTCTCTTTAAGGATGATTAGTTATAACCATGTAcgtcattttctaaatcatGGTCCGTCCGCCAAGGCGTGCGCCTTCATGAGGACCGCGAGTACAATCAGTCATTGGTGGATGTCTGGATCATCAATCGGTCCGCCCGGGCCATCGCACCATATAACcttggtttctttctttgtgcttttttctttcaatttttttttttcttttgggattgCTGCGATCAATTTCATGGTAGGGCCAAGTTAAGGTTGTTTTTCACGTGTTGTTTCGCAAGCAACAGTCCTGTTTTTCTTTGCACCTAGGGTGACTCCTTCATTGGCATTAGACTCCTTAGACAGTTAAAGGGTTTGATGTTTGCTGATATATTTAGCTACTAAGCTTAAATCCCCGAAATGTTGCATGGAAGAAGTTAAAAAACCAATGTAATATCTATGAAAAATGACCTGAAAATGGGAGTCCTGAATACCCCCATTTTCTGATTTATTTGCCTCATGCTATGATCCACATTCCGAAGTTTTcgatttgaattttcattcgTGCGGTATTGCCTGCTTCAACTAAATGCtacttactttttttcctttttttttgtgttctctCCCGCCGTGGTCTACAAATCTCCACCTCTAATGTAATGATCCGGCAGACCCTAATGGTAATTTCCTCGTCCAACTTTTCTTGCACATGTCTCTTTGAGTGGATATTGCCTCCTACATACAAAGTTTATTTCGTAAATTCAATGTGCAAGTTGATGCGTCGTATTTTTATAGGATACAACCATTTCACACTACATTAATCATATTTTAATGGTTGAATTGAGCAGGACCTATGCACTACAATGGATGGTACCATCTGTTCTACCAATACAATCCCAAAGGGGCGGTGTGGGGCAACATAGTGTGGGCCCACTCGGTCTCGAAGGACCTCATCAACTGGCAGGCCCTTCCTCCCGCCATCTCCCCGTCCAAGCCCTTCGACATTAACGGGTGCTGGTCTGGATCCGCCACCGTCCTCCCGGGCAACCGCCCCGTCATCCTCTACACCGGCATCGACACCAAGAACCGCCAGGTCCAAAACTACGCCATCCCCGCTAATGCCTCGGACCCATACCTCCGGGAGTGGACCAAGCCCGACGACAACCCCATTGTCAACCCTGGGTCTGGCGTCAATGCCAGCGCCTTCCGCGACCCGACCACCGCGTGGTTCGAGGACGGGCACTGGAAGATCCTTGTCGGCGGCAGAGTGAAGCGTCGGGGGATGGCATATTTGTACAGGTATGGTGAACAATCAGTGGCGCCACCTATTTACACGAATGAGGATATGTCGGGTGGCGTGTATCGTTTTGATTGTATGCGCTCCCCTCGCGTTCTAGTAGGACCGATAAAGCTGTCGTTGAATCGGATGATGCGGTGGTCATGAAGCTGTTATTGAATTTTCGTATGCAGTAGCAGGGATTTCGTCCACTGGACGCAGGCGAAGCACCCGCTGCACTCGGTGCGGAACACCGGCATGTGGGAGTGCCCCGACTTCTTCCCAGTTTTGAAGAGCGGCGCCAACGGTCTGGACACGTCGGTGCTAGGCCAAGGTGTGAAGCACGTGTTGAAGGTCAGCCTCGATCTGACGCGGTACGAGTATTACACCGTTGGGACTTATCACCCGAACGAGGACAAATACGTGCCTGATAACACCTCGGTCGATGGGTGGAGTGGGCTGAGGTACGATTACGGAAACTTCTATGCTTCCAAGACATTCTTCGACCCAGTCAAGAACCGGAGGATCCTATGGGGTTGGGCCAATGAGTCTGATGCAGTCGAGTCTGATGTCCAAAAGGGATGGGCTGGAATCCAGGTGATTAAAGAGACTTAACTATCTTCTCTTTGGAGCAATCTATTCATTTTGTTGATTATCATTTCTCAAGAACGACATAAACAAATGACATAATATGATTTGTAGTAATAAGCCTCTCACTACAGCTGATTACATGATGTGTGACAACTCACGATTGTTCATAACATGTTCAAGACATGCGTTTGCTGCTTCGACGCAGGCGATTCCAAGGAAGATATGGCTTGACAGCAATGGGAAACAACTGTTGCAATGGCCTGTCGAAGAACTAGAGAAGCTGCGGGGACGAAATGTTCACATGAGCAGTGTCAAGCTAAACAAGAGCGAAAATGTCGAGATTAAGGGAATCACAGCAGCTCAGGTTCACATAATTACTCTATGATCTTTAGTCCCGAGCGccaaaaatttgattgatgatccTCACCTGACGGGGTCTCGGCGTTTATTTGCATGTTGAATGGTCTGTTTGGGACAATTTTAGGATTTTGCAGATTTCTACATAATAACACATGCTTCAGTGAAGAAAGATCCTTCAAGTTGATACTGTCATTGTGAATGTTCTCGGGCTGATGTGGACGTGGTGTTCTCGTTCTCGAGCCTAGATGGGGCCGAGCAATTCGATTCGAGCCGGGTGAACGCGCAAGACCTCTGCAGTGAGAGGGGCTCGGGAGTTCCGGGCAACGTTGGGCCTTTCGGGCTCTTGACGTTGGTATCCGAGCACCTAGAAGAGTTCACCCCGGTCTTCTTCAGGATCTTCAAAGGCAATGATCAAGAGAAGCACAAAGTCCTCATGTGCTCTGATGCAAGGAGGTCTGTCataatcaatttcattttgtttggttttctCTTGTTCATGACAAACTTCTCGATGAACCAACAGTATGATTACGTCTCTCactccttttgttttatttttgagGGGTAAATGCAGCTCGTCTCTAAAATCGGGACTCTATAAACCATCGTTCGCTGGTTTCGTGGACGTGGATTTGAGTGATGGGAAGATTTCCCTCGGGACCCTGGTAAGTGATATGATCCATCATCAATGCTTAACTCATTTCTTATTCCAATTGGAGGGTTCAATTGCGAAATCGCCTCAATTGGGCGGAATTTAGTGAATGCGCTTCCCTTCGATTGTATACAAAATCGTAATGTTGGATATGAATATCCAGATCGATCATTCTGTGGTGGAGAGCTTTGGAGCCGGAGGCAAGACGTGCATCACATCTAGGGTGTACCCGACGCTTGCGCTGTTTGACAAGGCCCGTCTCTTCGCCTTCAACAATGGGACCGAGACAATCACGATCGAGACTCTCGACGCCTGGAGCATGAGCCGGCCCGTGATGAACCAAGCTCTGATATAGAGCAACAACGCCTGTATGTATCATGCTCTGGGAAAAATTAGGGAAAGGAGGAggctttctttgtttttgcccGTGTAAATAATGAGAGCTTGGATCAGTAAAACAATCGCCCTTTGACCGAGAGGCGATAGCCAGCTAGACCTTGTTTGTAATTTGCTTGcacaaataattcaattaagaTGTTTTATTCGCCTCCAAGAACATTTCATTTTTAGTGGGAAGTGGGTTTTGACTTGTAATGGAAGGGTGTCACGAAGTTCAATGGGCGTGGATGGAGGTCACAATTTCTCCGTTATCAAGCTGATCGACGTTGATAATGATAATATTAGACTTTAAAGCCTTCATCATACGATAGCAGGGCCGCGCTTATCTTCATCAATGTGACAATTTTTAACCCGGACAACAATTATAAGATGGTCGCTTGCGATCATAGTTTCACTTCTCGGTTGTCGAACAGCATTTATCTTGTGTTCGAATGCATGGAGCGTGACCTTTCTGGGCTAATATCTGTTCCTCAGATACCGTTCAGCGATGCCCAGGTCAGGTATGCAGGCTCTCTTCTTGTCGACTTCTTTGCGATAGGACACATTAAACAGCCatcgaaaagatagagaaaggaaaggaaacggCCTTTTCTGAGACGAATGCATGTTGCACTGTTGTTGGAGCTTGAGCTCTCCTCCTGCCGGTCAAATGCTACATGAAGCAGCTTTTATCTGAAATAGAGCACTGCCACCTACACGGAGTGTTTGTTCATCTGCAATTTCTGAAGCAACGGAGACATCTCAAGGACGGAGTTTAGTTTTCTATCAGGTCCAATACAAATCAGTGCATCAAATGGATTCGCATGGCCGAGAAGGCGAACGGATGATCCTGCTCTGTTTAGGTCACATACCATTGTCAACCACTGACGTCATCCAACCATCGCCACCGAAAACTTGTTAtaccctttgaatttgatttcAAAGGTCTTGAATGTCTTTCATAGGCTGATTATAGGCTGGTCTGACATCAGTCAAGGAAGAGGATGGATTGATCAACCATTGACCTTTCCTCATCTTTCGCAGATCGACCCGTGCCATTGTTACAGACACAATGGATACACATGCCGCGGGTGCAGACGGAGCCGCTGTGCATGAACTGCGGCAACTTGGAATCGAGCTTCATCAGCTTGATTCTTTTGGATCCCAATCTGAAGTTGAAGCAGTGAAATGAGCGAAGGAGAGTGATACATGAAGTTATGCATTTGACAAAGTGGTTACGGACAATGACAAGGTAGTAATAGTCATCATCGGTGTCGAGGTAGTTACAACGGCCAGTTAGATGCCGACGGAGTGTCGTCCAAATGTttgttagaaaaataataaaattgattttgaagtagAAGAGTCCAATTTGGTTTTGGACTCATCAGTTATAAAGATAATCCTTATCCACGTTAATAAATAACAACAAGGTTTTTGGTCAAAGTGGGACTTCCATTAGTTGTCCAAGTGGTTGAAGTGAAGACCAAGTCCAAATTGTCCTCTTCATTTGGCAGTGGAAGTGCAGGAGGTGGACTGGCTACAAATAAGTGGGGTCAtgatagttatttttttttagagagtaTGCCATAGAAGCCCTAGCATATGAGAGAGCTAGAGAATTGTGTGCTTGTACTAAAAGCTTATAGTTAAACTTGTGTTTTTATTTGTGTAAAGCCATAGTAAAGGCATTTTGAATGCTACTCTCATTTTTACATACTCAAATATTCTCTCACATCAAAACCTCCAAATTTCCGCAACCCTTTTGATTCCTACATGGTCGGATAGAAGCCGATTTCCGGTTGGCTATGAATTGTTGATATGGCCATATCGATGGGGGTAGATTCTTCAATATCAGGAGCGGGTGTTTGTAATACActtaatattcaatttgaatGCTCTTAATATGAATGtaaccaaaattttctttaggATTTCTCCATGGATTGGGATGTAACCAAGCCTCCCCTCATTGTGAGCATTTATTGTGGCTTGAggagacaaaaaaacaaagccattcgttttgattttttattttccagtCGGTCCATATTAGAGGACACATGTTGCATTTTGAGTGGAATTGACAAGACTCACGCACGCGTAGAAGAAGGTGTCAAACATGTGGGCTGGGTCGAATATAATCCAACCTATATCGAttcatttaacctattttgactcattttcatacgGTATTTAACGACGCATACCCAACCCGAACTGTATTATTTAAACacatatatttaatcaaatcatgaaatatttatttttaataatttattaaggAAAATGATATGGCTAAAACACTTTCGTTCAAcggaaatattttcaatttttcaaaaaaaattaatttttttatttttttataaaaataactttttattattaccCGCGTCACACCGCCACCCTACGCAGCCGCCACAGTGCCCGCCGCCACAGCCGCCGCCCCCCTCCAGGCGAATATACGGTAAGATCTTGACTACTCCACAAAGGGCTATCGGCAACAAAGCTTATGGGTGACCAATTACCCCGAAATTGGATAGGAATTGcacaaaaggaaggagaatgCCTGCACTGAAGATGTCAAATGGAGGCATCAACACGAAGCGACGGTTACGTACTTCAAACCGCTTTAGAAGTGGTAACCGCTTATGGATAAGATCAATACCCTACTAATAAGCCTGCAATCTCAAAAAATGTGCAATCGGAATGTAACCATAACTAGAGTGATTCCCACTTAAGAGTGATTGTAATTAGCGTTTGCAATTATAAGAGGTTTTGCTGATGTCGAGAGCATGAGAATCCGCTTTTACAAAACGAACCCCAAATTTCTTGATTGAAAATACTGAGCTGTACCCATTAAGTCGATTTTGCTAAATTCGATACtttaaaaaaccctaaacctttAAAACCTAAATCCGTCAAAGCCTGCATTGAATACCTTgcaaacatgaaaagaaaaggccaggATACCATCTAATGTATTAGCTATGTGTCTTTTCATCTTCCACGCACATTTACTTTCCCAATTAGACAATTAATTTCATTTAACGAAAATCAAAGGAGATCATAAACTCCCAACGTATTCGACCGTCTAGCCATGCAAACGCTGCTCCATCCCGCCACATCCttccctcctccctcctcctccgccgccggaGGAACCGCCACAACTACTATGCTTCACACCGCCCTAACCACTGCCACCACCCCGACCCATCTCAGACAAGTCCATGCCCAAATCCTCCGCTGCACCAACCTCAACCAACCCTCCGCCGTGCCCCTCCTTGTCCACCTCCTCCTTTCCTCCCCGAGCCTCGGTTACACCCTCTCCGTCTTCCCCCACGTCCCCGACTCGTCGAAAACCAGAGTCCTGAACAAGTTCCTGCGGGAGCTGTCCCGAGGCGACCGGCCCGGGGATGCCCTCattgtgtttgatgaaatgtggAGGGAGGGCGTTCTTTTGGATAGGTTCAGCTTCCCTCCCCTGCTCAAGGCGGGATCCAAAGTGGTGGGGTTTGTTGAAGGGTCAGAGATTCATGGGTTGGTTGTTTAGTCGGGGTACGGTGGTGATCCTTTTGTGCAGACTGCTTTGGTCCGTACGTATGCTTCGGTTGGGCGGATTATGGATGAGCACTTGCTGTTCGATAAAATGTCGCAGCGAGATGTGGTTTCTTGGAGCATTATGATTGATGGGTATGGTGATTTCCTTGTTGTTTCACGTACAGATACACCTGATACTGTGTCCTTTTGAGTTTATAGCCTGTACTAATATAATCGAGACCTATTTACAAGTGATGCTGGGAAGCTGCAGGTTATGAgcaaaaaaagggtagaaaatgggtcaaaaatgggcaaaaggacatatggagtgtcaatatttgtgtacaaccctcaatttggtgtcaatatttttttggatcacttaagcgccaaatcggaaaaaaaaaaatgatcacttaagtgccaatttcgatCAAACaatacacgtggcattttttttattaattttttaatattatgtgaaaatttttaaaaaaagtcaattcaCTTGGCGTCCACATggtaaattcttttaaaaaattcagtccacgtggAATTATTTTGTaacattaaattaaatttaaaaaataagctaaataactataaaaaaaaaaaaggaaaattgctaGGTTGCAATGGTGAGGGCTCCAAGCCCTCGCCGCTACCACTCACCATCACCCGCAATAGTTGGCCATCACCTACCCTCGCCGATAATGGCAAGTGATAGTGGGCAGCAGCAGTgagggcttccaagccctcACCGTTGCAACAAAGTATTTTGCTtttatatatattgtttttagcttatgttttagttttttgattttttaaaacttttggcttttttgttattgctgacttggatgCTCTTGTGAGGCATCCTGGGTGGGCTCAGTTCAGCTCTTTCAAAGGGCTTTCAGCCCTCA is a genomic window containing:
- the LOC115753929 gene encoding beta-fructofuranosidase, insoluble isoenzyme 2-like is translated as MDVSWFLPKLSALVCYLLLVIAALNSGGENGAVEARHRIYPEYQTLHAVTVKQAHRTGYHFQPPKHWINDPNGPMHYNGWYHLFYQYNPKGAVWGNIVWAHSVSKDLINWQALPPAISPSKPFDINGCWSGSATVLPGNRPVILYTGIDTKNRQVQNYAIPANASDPYLREWTKPDDNPIVNPGSGVNASAFRDPTTAWFEDGHWKILVGGRVKRRGMAYLYSSRDFVHWTQAKHPLHSVRNTGMWECPDFFPVLKSGANGLDTSVLGQGVKHVLKVSLDLTRYEYYTVGTYHPNEDKYVPDNTSVDGWSGLRYDYGNFYASKTFFDPVKNRRILWGWANESDAVESDVQKGWAGIQAIPRKIWLDSNGKQLLQWPVEELEKLRGRNVHMSSVKLNKSENVEIKGITAAQADVDVVFSFSSLDGAEQFDSSRVNAQDLCSERGSGVPGNVGPFGLLTLVSEHLEEFTPVFFRIFKGNDQEKHKVLMCSDARSSSLKSGLYKPSFAGFVDVDLSDGKISLGTLIDHSVVESFGAGGKTCITSRVYPTLALFDKARLFAFNNGTETITIETLDAWSMSRPVMNQALI